ATGAACTCTTTGGCTTCAGGCGTAGGTATGATCTGGTCTATACTAAGCAATAACTGTTCGCCAAAAACATATGGTTTTGCCCTGAAACACTGTATGGAAATTCCTTGCCCGAGTAGCCACAATGCGGTGTTTGTCACTTCCTTAGGAAAATTAGCCGCCACAAACATCAGTCGCTGGCTATTGCCTATGTTTATCTTTACTTCATCGATGTCAGATGCCTCCAGGAACTCACAAATCAAGTCCTCGGCATTGTCATCTTCTTTCAAGTATTGGCGGAAAATCTCAACAATCTGAAGTTTGGTTAAATTGGCACAATATGATGCATATTTAAGTGCCTGCCAGACCACATCCTTGCCGCTGTCATCAAGCTTGTTCTCAATGACGACCAAATTCCCGTTTTTGTCTAAAGCCAACAGATCCAACCTTTCTCTAGTCTCGGCAAAACCATCGAACTCTTTTTGTATTATTAAGAGTTCTTCACCTAGTGCGTCAGGCCGATGAGCCAACCACTCCTGAAGATTTTTCCTTTCCGTAAACCCAAGTTCGCCGAAGCCTTTAGCCTGTAAAGGGATAATCCGATTTGAAATTCTGTCAATTTGAAACATGTCAGTAAGGTCTATATTTGAGCAAAGCCCTGCCTCACCTTGTCCTCACCCCTTCGCTTTACGTTCTCCTCAAGAAGCTTTCGCCTCTTCTGCTCTGCTTCGTGTGGTTTCACCTATCCCCCTTTTCGTAGGTTTTCAGATTTATAAAGATTACTGAACTGGCCCGTTCGACTCAAGAAGTCAATTTCTTACAGGAAAGGTTCTTTCCAAGCATGTAGCGTTAAAATACTAAGTAATATCAGGAAACTATGAGCGCAGAAAGAGTGATGGAACCATTTTTGTCGTTTGATGAAACGAGCTCTCAAACTATAGAAGATCCAAGTCCACCCTGCCCTCAGACTAGCGCAATGATGAAAAGGCGGGGGAAGGGATACAGCGTACGGTTCCCAGAACCTATGGGATAAGCATCTCGAAGCCGCCGCTTGTATACCTTTAAAAACCGGTTCCGCTCAGTATCGGGCAGACCATTTAGGATCGGGCGAAGACCGCTGCCCATAACCCATTCAAAAACAGGATCTTCGCCTTCCAGCGCATGGAGATACCGCGTTTCCCAGATATCAAGGTGTCGCGTACAGGGAGAAAGGATATCGTAGTAGAACTCTGAATCCTCAACCCACTTGTTTGACAAGGCGTCAAGAAGTGAGACCTCGCCGACGGGCTTCCCGTCGGGACCACCATCTGCCAACGTATCCCGCATCAGGCGGTGAGACGGAAGGTCCCAGCTAAGCGGCATCTGGACCGCAAGGCAACCTCCCGGGTTAAGGTAGCTCACCAGGCGCGTAAACAGCTCAGAGTGGCCGTCAACCCAGTGCAAAGACGCATTGGAATATATAAGGTCCGGGCTCTCCTCCGGCACCCAGCTGCGGATATCGGCGTCCGCCCAGTGTATGGTTGACGGCTCCGCAGCCGCCTCGGCCAGCATCTGCGGTGAATTATCGATACCGTATACCTTGGATGAGGGCCAGCGCTTCGCCAGAAGACGGGTTATGTGGCCCGAACCGCAACCCAGATCATAGATCACACCTGGCGCCTCAAGGGGTATACGATCCAGCAACTCAAGGGCTGGTCGCAGACGCTCCTGGGAGAACTTCAGGTACTGATCGGGGGTCCAGCGCGTTCCGGCAACTTCACCTTGGTGCACTCTTTGCGACATGCGATTTCCTCGCTCCACCCCTCGGATATGTCCGCACGGTTTTTGTGCGGAGTGGTCAGCTACGTCGTCTTTTTAACTTCAGGAACTACGATCAGTCGCCGCTCAGGTAACTTACCACGTCATCCTGAATGGACTCGTCCACGAGTTCCCTCCACTCCTCATTGCCGCTTGCTATCGACTCGCGTATTTTGGTAGCCGATATGAACCCTATGTTCTCAGGCGGGAAAAACTCGTTCATCTCGTAACCGACTCCCCTGCCCCAGTTTACCGATTCAATGTCTGGAATCACCATCACGACTACGTCATCGCCCTTGCTCTCGTGATATTTTCTAATCATTCCGACGGTCTGTTCCGTGGTGAAGGGGTTTTTCGGGTCGGGAGGAATATCCCTTACCATTATCAGGCATGGAACTCCGTTGTCGAGTTTCTGCCTGACAAGGCTTATGTGCCCGGCGTGGTATGGCTGATACCTGCCGATGAATATCGCTCTTCTGGAAGGAGAAGGCTTTATGTCTGGATGACCGTGATTTTTACATTCCCAGTTGCTCATTATTTACCTCGTCGAGTGGATTAAAAGAAGATTTTTACTAACTGAAAGACGCACGGATTATACACACGCCCGGATTTTTTTCAACAGCGATTAATAAGGGGACTGCAGGCGCCAAAGCTTCAGACAGAAGGCATATGCGCCTTTTTCTCCGAAGTGCCCCCAAGCAGATCGATAAAACCACCGAAAGTCCGCCTGCTGAGATCGGAAAGGGCATCTATGTGTTTTGGAGTCTCGGACCTTATAACGTCGGGATTTATCTTGCCGCCGAGTTCTTCGATTTCCTTTTTGTTCACCGGAGTGACTAGCCAGCGCTCTATCATGGGCGCGTCTACCTCGAGGTGGAACTGAAACCCGTACACCTTGTCTCCGTATCGAAACGCCTGGTTCGCGCACGCGGGGGAAGTGGCCAAGTGCACGGCGCCCGGTGGAATCTCAAAAGTATCCCCGTGCCACTGAAAGACCTTCTCAACCGCGCCGAATGCGCCCATAAGACGGTCCTCTCCCCCCTCTTCGGTAGGGGAAACGTCGTACCAGCCGATCTCTTTTTCCGGGTTCTTGCGAATCCGGGCTCCGAGGGCCTTGGCAATCAGTTGCGAACCGAGACATACGCCGAGCACCGGAGCGTCCATTTCGATAAACTCCCTTATGGACTCGGTCTCCGGTACGAGGTAAGGATACTCCTCGATCTCGTCCACGTTCATCGGCCCCCCCAGAACAACAAGACCATCGTAATTGCGGAGTCTGGGGATCTTGTAGTTTGAACGGCCGAAGTTTACGTAACGTATCCTGAAACCGGCATCCCTTAGCATCGGGTCAAGAGTTCCCAGTATCTCGTGGGGGACATGCTGGAAGACAAGCAGTTTCGGCATGAGGCAGGATTTTAACCACTTTTCCAGCCCCTGTCATTTCGCCGGACCGGGGACAGTTCAGATCTCCCACTTGCCACGCAGGGTCTTCTTCCCAAGAGAGGATTCAAGCGCGGACAGAAACTCCTTTCTTGAGATTTCTCTTCCTCCGAGAGTCCTCATATGATCCGTCGGAACCTGGGAATCTATGAAATCAAAACCGGATTCCCAGCATCTCTGCGCCAGATGGAAAAGGGCCACCTTGGAAGCGTCGGTTTCAAGGTGAAACATCGATTCTCCGAAAAACGCGCCACCGAGAGACACTCCGTAAAGACCGCCGACAAGCTCTCCCTCCCGGTAGGTCTCAAAAGAATGGGCATAACCCAGTTCATGCAGTTTCCCGTAAGCCGCCTTCATCTCCTCAGTTATCCAAGTCCCGCTCTGCCCTTTCCTCTGGACCTGCGCGCAGTTCTCAACGACCGCCACGAAATCCGTATCGGCCCTCACTGAGAATTTCCCGGAAGACACCGTCTTTAAGAGGGTTTTTGAGAACCTGAAGTCCCCCGGGAGAAAGACCATCCTCGGATCGGGAGAGAACCATAAAATGGGGTCTTCCTCGGAATACCAAGGGAAAATGCCGTTTTCGTAGGCCAAAAGAAGCCTCTCGGGAGAAAGATCCCCTCCGACCGCCAGAAGCCCTCCCGGCTCCGCTTCGGATGGATCAGGAAATCTTATTCGGGAGTCGAGAAAGTAAACGGTCATCGGTTCCGGATAAAATCTTTTTAGCGTGACGGCCGCTCACTCAGGAAAATCCCTCGGGTTTGCCAATTCACTGAAGATCCTGCTTTCCCCAGGTCCTTTCGATAAAGCCAGCCCTCCCCGAACCTATTTTGTAATTGCCGTAGTGAATCGGGTTTTTCTCGTAGTAATTCTGGTGGTATTCCTCTGCCCTGTAGAAGGAAACGAGCTTCTCTACCGAGGTGACTATCGGCTTTTTGAACTTGCCCGACTCCTCGAGTTTCTTTTTCGAGAGAAGGGCTTTTTCCTTCTGCGAATCGTTATGGTAGAAGATAGCGGTTCTGTAGTGCTTTCCTCTGTCGGCGAACTGCCCGTCCACTTGGGTAGGATCAATATTTATCCAGAAAGTCTCAAGAAGGGTTTCGTAGTCTATCTTCGCGGGATCGTAAACAACCCTTATAGCTTCTGCGTGGCCCGTTCTACCCTGCCAGACCTGCTCGTACGTAGGGTTTTTCTCCTTTCCGCCCGAGTAGCCCACCACCGTCTCGACAACCCCGTCGAGGCTGTCAAAAGGAGGCTGCATGCACCAGAAGCATCCTCCGGCGAAAGTCGCTTCCATGTAACCGCTGTTTTTCCCGCTTTCCATGTCTTTAACCTCCCCTACACTTTCGTTGTACACGGGAAAAGCCGCACCCGCAAGCACAACAAGCATCGGAACAAAAACCCTGGACCAGAAATCACGTCTCATTTTTCCTCACACCAAGCAAAAACCGGGAAATTTCGACTCCGAGGACTCGTAGAGCCGCCCCCAGACAGGAATCAGTTATACACCCTTATTTCGTTATAAAGCGCGTCTCTCTCAACGGGAACGTACCCCGAATCCCGGATCATCTTTATCATGAAATCCCTGCTGTGACCCACTTCAGAAGGGGCGCCCGCGTCGTGTATGATCTTTTCCCTCATTATCGTTCCGTCCGCGTCGCTCGCGCCGTAATGCAGCGCCACCTGAGCCGCTTTTTCCCCGAGGGTGATCCAGTAGGACTTTATGTGAGGGAAATTGTCAAGATAGAGCCTCGCAAGCGCGTGAACCTTCATGTCGTATGAGGCTGGAAAAGGCTTTATGTCTTTAAGACCCGTGTTCTCCGGCTGGAAAAGAACGGGGATGAACGCAAAAAATCCGGGGGACTCGTCCTCTATTTTTCTAAGCCTCTCCATGTGGTCAACTACGTGGAAGGGTTTTTCAAGATGACCGTAGAGTATGGTGGCGTTTGTAGGGATGCCAAGTGTGTGAGCCAAGCGGTGGATTTCCTCCCATCTTGTCGCAACCGTCTTCGGGGCGCAGATCTTCTTTCTCACCTCTTCGTGCAGTATCTCCGCTCCCCCGCCCGTAAGTGCGTCAACGCCCACGTCTTGAAGGGCGAGAAGCACATCCCTCAGGGAAAGGCCGCTTATCTCAGAGAACCAGTCGATCTCAACCGCGGTGAAGGCCTTTACGTGAATATCCGGGAAATGGCGCTTTATCATCTTCACTATGTCCAGGTAATGATCGAACTCCCAGTCAGGGTGAAGGCCACCAACTATGTGAACCTCCCTCATCTCCTCGCTCAGCATGGAAAGCATCTGCTCGTCTGAGAGCTCGTAGGCGTTTGCGGACTTCTTCGTGGTCCCGAAAGCGCAGAACCGACATGATATGGCGCATATGTTGGAAGGGTTTATGTGGCGGTTCACGACGAAATAGACCTTTTCCCCCGATTTCTTTCTCTTAACGTAATCCGCCATCATGCCGACGGTGTTAAGATCGGGGGAATCAAGTATCGAAAGCCCGTCTTCAAAGGAAAGCCTGCGGCCCTCGGCGACCTTCTCCATTATGGGGAGCAGGTTCGGGTCGGTGCAGAAACTCTCGGTCAGCTCCAGTACTCGCTCCATCTCGTCTCAACCTTGTCCTTTATATCCTCCGACATCTCTATTACCGGGGGATACCACTGCTTCACAGTGGCGTCGATTCCCATCCTGCCGTCGTAAACAACGGCTGAACCCCGAAGTTCCGTATGTTCGAACAGAACATCCAGATAAGGATCAAACCTAGTAAAGATACCCCAGATAAGCTCCATGTCATCAGTTAAATCTATATCCGGGCTCACAAGAGCGATTATGCGCACCCCTTCAAGGCCCGGAGTCTCAAACAGCCTGCGTATCATCTCTTTGGGATCGGTCCGGGATTCATCTATCCGGACGGCGCAGAAACCTCCCGCAAGGAGCCTGAATCCCGTTATCTCCGGGTGTTTTTCCCTGGGATCGGGAACCTCCCTGGCGTAGGTTTTTCTCTCCGGGGTGTTTTTCCTTACTGCGTTTATTCCCATCTTGCTTCCCACGTTAAACTTGTTGCTCGTAAAATCAAGGGTATCCAAGGGAGCCCACTGTATCATGAGGAAATCCTCCCTGGGATCGAAATTCTCCCCTATTTCGTGAAGCACCGCGGAGAAATCCCTGGGGTTAACATCGCTTGAAACGCAGATCATGCACTTTGTGAGAAGGAGCTGCCCTGTTCCCCAAAGCGCAAGCATGGCCTTTATCCCGCCCTTGGGATAGCGCTCGTCGACTGAAACCGCAAGCAGGTTATGAAATCCCGCCTCTGGGTAAGCCCACATGTCCTTTACCTCGGGCTGTATTATCTTTATAAGAGGGGAGAACATCTCGCCGGCTGCGATCCCAAGGTAGAGGTCTTCCTGCGGAGGCTTGCCGACCACGATGGAAGGGTACACGGGGTTTTTCCTGTGGGTTATCTCGCTCAGATTAAAAACGGGGAAATCTGCCTCCATCGAGTAGTGACCGAAATGATCGCCGAAGGGCCCTTCCTGCCTCAGCACGTCCCTCGGAACGGAACCCTCGAGTATGAATTCCGCCTCGGCCGGGACGTGAAGTGAAATGCTCTTGCCCTTCACCATGGGCATCGGGCTTCCGCGAAGATAGCTCGCAAACGCGAGTTCGTCCATGCCGTCTGGGAGCGGAGCGACGGCGGAGAAGATCATCCTGGGGTCTCCTCCGAGGATCACCGCGGCTTCGAGGTCTCTTCCCAGTTTTTTCGCCTCGTGGTAGTGCGCGGCTCCTCCCTTGTGCGCGTGCCAGTGCATCCCAGTAGTCCTGTTGTCATATACCTGAAGCCTGTAAATCCCGAGGTTTCTTGAGCCCGTAGCGGGATCCCTCGTCAGCACAAGACCAAACGTGACGAACTTTCCCCCGTCGCGCGGCCAGCATTTCATCACGGGAAGCTTCGAGAGATCGGGTTCGGTTTCAACCTGCTGAACGTCGCCGCGCCTTACCTTCTTAGTTCTCATGGAAAGAAGACCGGTGGCCTTTGGAAGCACGGAAAAAATCCCCCCTATCGAGGGAGGATTAACCTTGCGGAATATCTCGACGAGTTCCTCGCCGACCGAGGCGGGTTTTCTGCCAAGCGCAAGCTCCACCCTCTGCTCCGTGCCGAAGAGGTTTATCACCAGGGGAAAATCTGATCCTTGGACGTTTTCAAACAGAAGGGCGGGGCCG
The DNA window shown above is from Candidatus Dadabacteria bacterium and carries:
- a CDS encoding DUF4268 domain-containing protein, with product MFQIDRISNRIIPLQAKGFGELGFTERKNLQEWLAHRPDALGEELLIIQKEFDGFAETRERLDLLALDKNGNLVVIENKLDDSGKDVVWQALKYASYCANLTKLQIVEIFRQYLKEDDNAEDLICEFLEASDIDEVKINIGNSQRLMFVAANFPKEVTNTALWLLGQGISIQCFRAKPYVFGEQLLLSIDQIIPTPEAKEFMIIMKTKEEEEKSTEALRKDRHVIRLEFWKKALESFRISECKLYNNLSPGEDHWLSAGSGVSSCPFVLIFGKKEVRVELSLMRSNAKENDFLFSELKDQQAEIEGSFGKKLIWNHKEGRKASRIQFRKLFDGYNRDNWPEMIQWLVSNMTLFEKALRQPLAEAGSKLKVLGIAESGD
- a CDS encoding methyltransferase domain-containing protein; translation: MSQRVHQGEVAGTRWTPDQYLKFSQERLRPALELLDRIPLEAPGVIYDLGCGSGHITRLLAKRWPSSKVYGIDNSPQMLAEAAAEPSTIHWADADIRSWVPEESPDLIYSNASLHWVDGHSELFTRLVSYLNPGGCLAVQMPLSWDLPSHRLMRDTLADGGPDGKPVGEVSLLDALSNKWVEDSEFYYDILSPCTRHLDIWETRYLHALEGEDPVFEWVMGSGLRPILNGLPDTERNRFLKVYKRRLRDAYPIGSGNRTLYPFPRLFIIALV
- a CDS encoding type 1 glutamine amidotransferase, with the protein product MPKLLVFQHVPHEILGTLDPMLRDAGFRIRYVNFGRSNYKIPRLRNYDGLVVLGGPMNVDEIEEYPYLVPETESIREFIEMDAPVLGVCLGSQLIAKALGARIRKNPEKEIGWYDVSPTEEGGEDRLMGAFGAVEKVFQWHGDTFEIPPGAVHLATSPACANQAFRYGDKVYGFQFHLEVDAPMIERWLVTPVNKKEIEELGGKINPDVIRSETPKHIDALSDLSRRTFGGFIDLLGGTSEKKAHMPSV
- a CDS encoding leucyl/phenylalanyl-tRNA--protein transferase, whose protein sequence is MTVYFLDSRIRFPDPSEAEPGGLLAVGGDLSPERLLLAYENGIFPWYSEEDPILWFSPDPRMVFLPGDFRFSKTLLKTVSSGKFSVRADTDFVAVVENCAQVQRKGQSGTWITEEMKAAYGKLHELGYAHSFETYREGELVGGLYGVSLGGAFFGESMFHLETDASKVALFHLAQRCWESGFDFIDSQVPTDHMRTLGGREISRKEFLSALESSLGKKTLRGKWEI
- the msrA gene encoding peptide-methionine (S)-S-oxide reductase MsrA; amino-acid sequence: MEATFAGGCFWCMQPPFDSLDGVVETVVGYSGGKEKNPTYEQVWQGRTGHAEAIRVVYDPAKIDYETLLETFWINIDPTQVDGQFADRGKHYRTAIFYHNDSQKEKALLSKKKLEESGKFKKPIVTSVEKLVSFYRAEEYHQNYYEKNPIHYGNYKIGSGRAGFIERTWGKQDLQ
- the mqnE gene encoding aminofutalosine synthase MqnE, which produces MERVLELTESFCTDPNLLPIMEKVAEGRRLSFEDGLSILDSPDLNTVGMMADYVKRKKSGEKVYFVVNRHINPSNICAISCRFCAFGTTKKSANAYELSDEQMLSMLSEEMREVHIVGGLHPDWEFDHYLDIVKMIKRHFPDIHVKAFTAVEIDWFSEISGLSLRDVLLALQDVGVDALTGGGAEILHEEVRKKICAPKTVATRWEEIHRLAHTLGIPTNATILYGHLEKPFHVVDHMERLRKIEDESPGFFAFIPVLFQPENTGLKDIKPFPASYDMKVHALARLYLDNFPHIKSYWITLGEKAAQVALHYGASDADGTIMREKIIHDAGAPSEVGHSRDFMIKMIRDSGYVPVERDALYNEIRVYN
- a CDS encoding menaquinone biosynthesis decarboxylase encodes the protein MPPKGFRNLENFISHLESIGDLKRIKTEVSPELEITEIASRTVREGGPALLFENVQGSDFPLVINLFGTEQRVELALGRKPASVGEELVEIFRKVNPPSIGGIFSVLPKATGLLSMRTKKVRRGDVQQVETEPDLSKLPVMKCWPRDGGKFVTFGLVLTRDPATGSRNLGIYRLQVYDNRTTGMHWHAHKGGAAHYHEAKKLGRDLEAAVILGGDPRMIFSAVAPLPDGMDELAFASYLRGSPMPMVKGKSISLHVPAEAEFILEGSVPRDVLRQEGPFGDHFGHYSMEADFPVFNLSEITHRKNPVYPSIVVGKPPQEDLYLGIAAGEMFSPLIKIIQPEVKDMWAYPEAGFHNLLAVSVDERYPKGGIKAMLALWGTGQLLLTKCMICVSSDVNPRDFSAVLHEIGENFDPREDFLMIQWAPLDTLDFTSNKFNVGSKMGINAVRKNTPERKTYAREVPDPREKHPEITGFRLLAGGFCAVRIDESRTDPKEMIRRLFETPGLEGVRIIALVSPDIDLTDDMELIWGIFTRFDPYLDVLFEHTELRGSAVVYDGRMGIDATVKQWYPPVIEMSEDIKDKVETRWSEYWS